TTTTAATATCAGTTAAGACAATATCCACGGGATGGACTGCCAATTTTTCCAATGCATCAATCCCATTTTGTGCATCACATATCACTTGGCAATCAAGAGCTTCCCAATTGACAAAGCATAAAAGCCCCTGCTTTATTACCGGTTCATCATCAACAATCATTACGTTATACATTATCTGTTTCACTCCTATCAATGGGGATATGTACTGTTACCTTTGCTCCTATGTTAGTCTTGCTCTCAATTTGAACACCATAAGGCTCTCCATACATCAGCCTGATTCTTTTATGGGTATTTAAAAGGCCTATATTGTTATGCCCCTTCTTGCGTCGGGTAATGGTTTCGTTATCTTCCAGATTAATTTTGCCGGTTTTAAAACCTGCACCGTCATCTGTTACTTCAAAGAATATGGATTCGTTTTCCCTTCGTATAGTTAGTTCTAGGGTGCCTTTTCCGACCTTTTCTTCCAGCCCGTGAACTACCGCATTCTCCACAAGAGGTTCGATACACAGTTTGGGAAGTACAAAATCTAAAATGCTTTCGTCAGAAACATGAATATTATACTCAAGGTTGTCTCCGAATCGCATTTTCTGCAAATAAAGATAAAATTTCACAAATTCCAATTCCTGCCTTATGGGGATCTTTGCCTGACTATTGGAATAAATACCAGCTTGTAACAGCTCTGTGAGGGATGTGACCATTTTATAGATAGTCTCATCTTTTGCTAACTTGGCTTTATATCCAATAGTAATAAGGGTGTTGAAAAGGAAATGCGGATTCATCTGGGACTGAAGAAATTTAAATTCTGTCTCTTTTATTAGCAATTGTTTTTCATAAACCTGATTGATAAGATACTTTATTTCATCGGTCATATTGTTGAAGGTATTACTCAGCAGTTCCAGTTCGCTCTCTTTGTAATAAGGCATTTTAACCTCATAATCTCCAACTTTTACCCTGTTAATAACGGAAAGCAGGTCTCTGACAAATCTGGTAAACCTCAGGGAAATAATAATTCCGGCAAAAACCGATACAAATATAATAATAGCTGTGATAACGATATAATTTTTCATACTGTTGGACAGATTTGCCAAAACCTGTTTTTTGGGAATTCCGGCAATAAAGTTCAGCCCGGTATCACTTATTTTTCTACGTGCAATTAAATATGTAATATTTCCTATGTCAATCTCACAAACACCTGTATCATTTACTAAATTCATGATGGAGGAATGTACATTGCTTCCAATCATGTCTCTCTGAGAACTGGAATAAATAATGCCTTTTTCATCCGTAATATATACCATTGACCCTTGAAATGAAAGTAGTTCGCTATATTCTTTATAGAGATCTTCTTCTTCGGTTCCTAAAATCATAACCAACCTTTGCTTAGGATTATTAATGTTTGTGACTATGCGTGTAAAATAAATAGTTCTGTCATTCAAGGAAGGGGGTATTATTGTCTTTCCCCTGATTTTGCTGCCGCTTATTTTTTTAAATATTTTTATATTGTTATCGTCTAACAGCTGTATATTTGGTGTGGATTTGAAAATGGAGCAATAAGTGTCTTCATTCAAAAAAACATAGGCTGTAGAGATGAGGTTCATATCCCATGCATTATTAAACATCAAGCTGTATTTGAGGTCTTCTTCAATAAGGCTTTTATTTATGAAAAGGCTGTAGAAATCTCCATCAAAAGTCGTATTGCCCGAAGCCCAGGATCTTATAGATTTATTGGAAAGAAAATGAAGAGAGGTGGTGTCGATTATTTTATAAGAATTCTCAATATTTCCGTTTGTTTGATGAATAAGATGAATCAAATTGTCATTGGCGTTTTTTGTTAATACTGAAGCCATGTTCCAATAAAAATAAATGCCAACAAGAGACATGGATAGCAGAAGTAATAGAACTACAGCTAATGTAATCTTGTGCCGGATGGGTGTTCTTTTGATGTATTGGATCATATTCATTAGCAATGTGTCAACTCCTTAATTATAGCATGTTAAGAGGGAATATAGAATTATATATTATGTAACCCTATAATTCTACATAATTCTACAAAATAATTCTACAAGATAATTCTACAAATTAAGTTGTGTTCCTTCTCCAAAAAAGCATGAGGTAAAAAAAATCATACAATGGTAAAGATATTACAAGCAATTCTGAATCGGTAAATATTTTCTCTGAAATGGGAATTTAATTTAGAAATATTACAAAAACAAGTATAAATAACTAATTAACTTTATGTCATCTGGGAAGTAAAATATAATTCATTAAAATGAGAGGAGTATCTAGAATTCGGATGATCTTTTAGTAAATTTAATGGAGGGATAAAATGTATAAAAAGGTTATTATGAAAATGGTTTCGGTAGTACTAAGCGTTTGCATGTTACTTTCAACTGCATTTCAAAGCGGAATAACATACGCAGCGGGTAGTGATACAAGCTTAATTATTGATCAAAGCCAATTGAACGGGGAATATGCTCTTAATCTATCACAGGTTGGAGATATTGATTGGTTACATTTTAAAGGCGATGGTTCAAATGGTGTTACACCGATTAGTAAGTCAGCTACTTCAAGTGCTATATCATTTAATGTACTCCCCAATTCTGCCCCTGAGGGTAAAGTAAGTAATGGCGATCCCGATCGAGTAGCCAGTACTTGGATTGACGGTATGGCCGGTTATGAATCAGGCACCAATGATACCGGGTTTGCTGTTCTATTCCCCCCGGCAGGCAGCAGAGGTGCCGGTACCTGCGCTGATAACGTCGGCTGGAATTTTTCAGTAGCAGCGCAGCCTGTCCAGACAACAGTTGTATTTACTGTTGGGCTTTGGCAGTCAAAAGTTGATGTAAAATTCTACATGGATGGCACGCAGGTTGATACAAAAAGTTTATCTGTCGGCGGCGGCGCTCAGGTATATAAATACCAGGTAATGGTACCTGCAAATAAGGTATTGAAGGTTGAAGGTATACAAACAGAAATATTATCACAGGACGGTAATTCTTCAATCTCAAACATAGCAGTGGGTACAAAGGGACTTAATATTTCACAAAACCAGGTGAGCGGGGAATCTGTTCTTAATCTTTCAACAGCTGGAAATGTTGACTGGTTGCATTTAAAAGGAGACGGTTCAGGCAATATCTTACAAATAAAGAAAGCAACTACTCCAAGTGCCATTTCATTCAACACATTATCAAATACAGGTTCTGAGGGCAAAGTAAGTAATGGTGATGCAGACCGTATGGCCTATACCTGGACTGACGGTATGGCAGGATATGAAGCGGGTACTAATGATACAGGGTTTGGTGTTTTATTTCCAAAAGACAATAGAGGCTCAGGTATCTGCAGCGCTGACGTAGGCCTTAATTTTACGGTAGCAGCACAACAGCAGGAAACAACAGTGCTATTTGGCGTGGGACTCTGGCAGGCAAAAGTAGATGTAAAATTCTATATGGATGGTGTACTGGCTGATACCAAAAGGATTTCGGCAGGCGGTGGTGCCCAGACATACAAATATCAGGTAATTGTACCTGCAAATACGGAACTGAAGGTTGAGGGTATACAAAAAGAGACTTTATTCCAGGATGGTAATTTTTCACTCTCTGGTATAGCGGTGGGCGATGGAGCCTATGTTGATAAGACAGCTTTACAAAACCTATATGATGGAGTTAAGGATTTAGTTCAGGGTTCCTATACAGCAGAATCATGGGCAGCTTTTGATAGTGCGCGTACTTCTGCAAAAGCTGTTCTTGACGATCCGGCTGCAACACAGACTGCAATAGACAGTGCAAAAACTATATTGGAACAGGCACAGGCTGCTCTTGTGACCATTAATGCAAATGATTTAAAAATTACTCAAACTCAAAGTAATGGGGTGTACAACATTGACCTGACTGTAGTTGGAAATGTTGACTGGCTACATTTAAAAGGAAATGGTTCAAACGGTCTTATACAGATTAAGAAGAATACTGAGAATGCCATTTCTTTCAACGCACTTCCTAATACTGTAACAGAAGGGAAGGAAACTAATGGTGATACTAACCGTGCGGTCGCATCTTGGACAGATGGAATGGCTGGTTATGAATCACTCAGCAATGATACCGGCTTTGGTGTTTTCCTACCTTTGGCGGATGATAGAGCTGCCGGTGCCTGCAAGGAAAATGTAGGCTGGAATTTTTCAGTAGCAGCACAACCTACTTTGACAACCGTTGTATTCAGTACTGGTATCTGGCAGGCAAAAGTAGATGTAAAATTCTACCTTGATGGTCAATTCGTTTCTACTAAAACTATGGAAGCAGGCGGTACTTCACAAGTATTCAAATATCAGGTAGTTGTTCCTGCAAACAAGGTTCTTAAGGTTGAGGGTATTCAAACATATAAAAATGCTTATGATGGTAACTCATCATTATCAAATATAGCAGTAAGCAGCGTAGAAATCGCTGACAAGTCTTCCTTACAAACATTATATGATGAACTTAACGGAATAACCCAAAGCTTTTTTACAGATGCCTCATGGCAGATTTTTATTGATTCAAAAGTAGCAGCAAAAGCAATCCTGGATAAAACCAGCGCGACACAGGCAGAGGTTGACAATGCAAAAGCTGCACTTACCTTGGCTCTGAATAATCTTGTAAAAAAAGCTACAAATGTGATGATTGACTATACAGGTGGTAAAAAGGGGTTAAGTTATGCTCTGGGTCATGAGATAGATCAACAGGACAGATACCAGACCTTTACATCCAGTGTTGATTTCACAATGGAATATGTCCAAGTTGGGTTATATAAAAATTCTGAGGATGGAAACGATTTAATTGTAAAGTTGTATGCAACAGATAGCAATGGACTGCCTACGGGAACTGCTCTAGCGCAAACGACTGTGCCAAAGTCAGACATTATACAAGGTGGCTTAACTACAGCTAAGCTTAGCTATAATATAGTTAAAGACACAAGATATGCTATCGATGTAACTCAGTCTACATTAAAAAATGGCATGTACAACTGGATAGTTATGCCAAAAAATTATTATACAAAAAATGAATTTTACGGTAAGACAGTTTCAGGAAGTTTTGTACCTGAGGCATGGCTTGGTACAGGGTTATTGAAAGTTATAAAACAACTGAATGTAAACAGAGATTCACTTGAAGCGTTGGTATCAGAAGTAAGCAAGTATAATGATAAAATTTATACTGTTGAATCCTGGCTGACTTTAGTGGATGCTAAAGAATCAGCAAAAAATTGCCTGAATAACTTTGATGCATCGCAGGCAGAAATTGATGCTCAAACCGCAAACCTGATGGCTGCTAAAGATAGTCTTGTTATAAATATAGACATATCTGATTTCAACAGTTTTATTACAAGTTTTGATAATATGGTAGTTAAAGGCTATACAACTGCTTCTGTAGCTGTATTAACAGATGCAATTGCAAATGCAAAACAATTGGACAGCAGCGTTTCCGATGCTGAAAAGCTGCAGGCCTACGTATCAGTTCTGAACGCTATTTCAAAACTTCAGGTTTCAGGAAAATATTCATCTGAAACAGATGGAGGACTGACAGGGTCATTTGGTTTTGAAGGTGACATGAATGCTCCGATAGCTTATATTGACGGATCCTTTAGATTGCCAAGCAGAGGTAATCTGATGATAAGATTTGGTGTGACAGGGCTTAAGGAAAAAGGAGTTTCAGTTGATTGGTATAACAGGGACGGATATTTGCCTTGTTATGTAAGTGAATACACAGTAGATGGTGTTACATATAAAATCGAAGAGTTTGCCAATAAACACACAATAGACGGCAACCCTGTAGAAATTGCATATGTAAAAATGACGGCAATAAACAACTCAGGTGAAAAACGATTACTTCCTGTTGTATCAAAGGAATTAGTGCCGCTTAATAACGCTGCTGAATCTTCTTACGTTATAAATGCAGGAGAAACAGTTGTAAGAGAGTATGCAATAAAAGCAGATAGATTTGAAAATGAGGGGCATACCGGAGAAAGGTATGAGGTGGAACCTAAAGCCCCGTTCCCAGTGGATCAGAAAATTCTTGAAGCTGCAAAAGTTGTTGCTGATACTGGTAAAAACAGTATATTTGAAAATAATTATGCAGCAATGAAGAATTACTGGGATAACAGACTTGCAGGAATAATAGATATAGAAATGCCTAACAGTAAAGATGCAAATAACAAAGACAGTCTGGTTAATGCATATAAGGCAGGATATATTTATACTCTTATTATCAAGGATAAAACATTCTTACATGTTGGTGAGAACGGCTATGACAGACTGTTTTCACACGATACAATCGGAATTTTGCAGTCACTTATTACTGCGGGTGACTTCCAAGAAGCTAAGGATTATCTTGAAAGCGTTCCCATGACCGGTGGAGTAAACATTGAGAATGGTGAAGTAGATCCTGATCTATACTGGGATGCAAACTGGAAGTTACCATGGGCATACTCAGTGTATTTAAGTAAAACGGGAGATCTTGATTTTATAAAAGAAAAGTATGAAGGTGTAATCAAAAAGATGGCACATTCTATTCATGACGACCGTACAGGTGCAAACCATGATGGAATTATGAAAAGCACTCTCGCTATTGATTCATACGGCCAATGGACAGTTGATGATCAGGCTGCGCTTATGGGGATTATAGCATATAAATACATTTGTAACGAATTAGCAATAAAGGAAAATGACCAAAGCAAGAAAGAGTACTACTTATCAGAGGCTCAATGGGCAAATACTGAATATGACAGTTTATTGAAAGTGGTAACAGAGACTCTTGAAAATACTATTAGCACTAATAATTTAAACTATATTCCGGCTTCAATAGTTCAGCCGAATACTGAAAACAGATGTAATGATATTAGAGATGCAAACTGGGCATCAATGTTGTTATTCGGATCATTCCCATGGGATGGATATCTGTATGGCGCGGATCAAAGCAAGGCTGGGGCGAATATAGATATGATAGACCAGACTTATGCATATGGGTTAGAAAGACGTAAAGACTTGCCGGGTGCTTCACCTTATAATTTTGGAGGTTATCCTCACGGCTGGTACTCAAGTGCATATAATGCAGGATATGGTATTGCAGCACTTCGTGGTGAAGCTTATAGAGATATAGGAATAAAAGCTTATGAATTTGCTATAAATAGTGCTATGAGCTCACCCTTTGGCTGGTGGGAAGGTGTCGGACCAACTAATTTTCCGACACAAGATCCTACATCTGCATTGTGGAGTCACGATAATGCTTCCGGCGGTGGAGGTTCCTGTCAGCACATGTGGGGACAGGCAACAGCCTCCAAAGTCCTGTATGATGCATTTATAGCTGAAAGAATCTATAATGATAATAAAAATGCGGATCTTATTATCGGACGCGGTATTCCTAAAGAATGGGTAACTAATGCCACTAATGATAATAACGTAGTTGCAGCTGTTGAAAACTCTCCGGTTCTTCAAGGCGGAAGAGCGGGATATACAATTGTAAGAGATGGCAGCAAGCTGAAATTTACATTTGACCTTAACAAGGAAAACTCAAAAATTGATGCCGGTACTGTAGAACAATGGAGTATCCAACTTCCATATATGGTAAACAATATCTATTCAGCTTCTGTTGGAATAGTAGATAATGCCAATGGTATTGTTACCGTTCCTATAGAGACTCAGGAAGTTACAATTGAGCTGAAGGATTTAATGTCTGGCTCTTTGTCTATAGATACTACATCTTTGCCAAACGGCAAGGTTGGTACAGCATATTCGTATGAACTAAATGCGGTAGGTGGAACAGCGCCCTACAAATGGAGTGTTGAAGGACTTCCGGCAGGTCTGTCTATCACAAATGAGGGAGAAATAAAAGGTACTCCTGTAGTAGCCGGTACTTTTAGTGTTAACGTAAATGCAGAAGACAGCAGCAATCCGATTATGAGTGTAAGTAAAACTTTAAGCATTGTTATAGCTCCTGTAAACGGCACAGGCAGTGGTAATGGAAACACTGGTTCTGGAAGTACCGGAGAGACTGTAATTCCGGTTGATTCCACCACAAACGGTGATCAAATACTACTCTCTGTTTCATTAAAAGCAGGAAATGAATCGGGAGCAGCTGTAGCTAATGTTGCAAAAACTACCATTAACAATCTTTTAGAAAAAGCTAAGGAAGCGGAAAGTAATGGACAGAAAGCTACAATTGAAATAAAACTTGATTCTGACGAAGATACAAAGTCTGTAAAGATAGGACTTCCTGCGGAAGCGCTGAAAGAAATCTCCAAAACTGTCGGAGCTAACATTAAGTTTAGCACTAGACTGGGAAGTGTTGTTTTTGACGCTGTAGCAATAGATTCAATAAATGCTTCTGCTACATCTGGTAATGTAAACATTATAATAAATAAGGAAGAAGCTTATTCCTTATCAGAAGAAATAAGGACTACAGTGGGAGATCGTCCTGTTTATGATTTCTCAATTCAGTCTGGTGATAAAGAGATAACAGAATTTGGCGGAGGAAAAGCCCTGGCAAGCATACCTTATAATCCAAAGTCAAATGAGAAGCAAAACTCTATCATAATCTACCACATAGATAAGGATGGAAACTTAAAAACTGTCAGAAGTATATATAACCATGTTTCAGGTACAGTGAATTTCATAACCAATCATTTTTCACAGTATGCCGTAGGTTACAATGAAGTAAATTTCAAAGATATTACATCCAAAGACTGGTATGATAAAGCAGTTGGATTTATGTCGGCCAGAGGTATAGTGAAAGGTGTGGGAGACAGTAGTTTCGCTCCTCAGAATAAAGTTACAAGAGCTGATTTCCTCATAATGGTAATGAAGTCTTACGGTATTGAGGTTGATAAGACAGTAACAGACAACTTTACAGATGTCGGCAGCAAATACTATACCAATTATCTGGGCACTGCAAAACGCCTTGGTTTGGTATCAGGAACAGGAGATAACAAATACATGCCGGATGCTACCATTAGCAGACAGGATATGCTTGTTATACTGTACCGAGTATTAAACACACTTGGTGAATTACCGGCTGCAAAAAACGGAAATTTTGATGGTTTTAGCGATACAAAGGATATTTCCGGGTACGCGAAAGATACAATGAAGTTATTTGTTGAGGCAGGTATTGTTGCTGGAGATAACAATAAATTGAACCCTAAGGCCAACACATCAAGAGCTGAGGCAGTACAGGTATTGTATAATCTACTGTCCAAAATATAATAAATTAAGGGGTTAATCCTGAAAAATGCACCTAAACTGATAGGACATTACATGGTGTTCATCAGTTCAGGTGCATTTTTTAAGCCGAAGCAGAAAGTAAAAAAAATTATACAATGGTAAAAATATTACAAGCAATTTAAAATTGTTGAATAATTTATCGGCAGTAGGGAATTTAATTAGAAATATTACAAAAACAAGTATAAATAACAAATTAACTTTTAAGATTCAACATCCTATAATTTTATTGTAGCGCTACTAGTCAAAATGTAAAAACAACAAGGAGGAATTTAGAATGAAAAGGTCCGCAGCATTATTATTAACTGCAGCAATGGTTGCATCTTTAGCTGCATGTGGTTCAAATGCAACTTCTGACAAAACGGCAGAGGTTTCAGGGTCAACCAGCGCGAAAACAAGTGTTGAAGCAAAGGCACCGGTAACAATAAAATATCCTACATACAGAGTAGGTACTCATTACTCTGCTCCTTTCGAGAAGGATCAGATTGAAAAATTTAATGAAAAATTCGGCAATGAAATAAAGGTGCAGGTGGAAGAGATTCCTAGCGATACGGCATATAACGACAAAATGAAAATTTTAGCAGCGTCAGGAGATCTTCCCGATGTTATTATGGGTAAAAACGGAATAAATGAAATATTAATCAAAGGCAACCTGGCTACACCTTTTAATGAATATATGGATAAGGATCCAGAATGGAAATCTGATATAGGTGATGAAGCACTTGCCGCAAATACACGGGATGGGAAAATATGGTCCATCAGTGATCAAAAACAGGTTATAGGTTATTTTTACAATAAGGATATGTTCGAAAAGGCAGGTATAAAGCCTGCTGAAACCTGGGATGAGTTTATGACTAACTGCGACAAATTAAAAGCAGCAGGTTTTGCTCCGTTGGCTTTGATGACAGGTGAAAATGCATGGACAACCAACCTTTTGCTTTCCTCAATGGTAGGTACAAGCGGAGAGGCCGGAACTAAATACATGAATACTCTTCACCCAACAAGTTTTGAAACTCCTGAAGTTATCGATGCATTGAAGAAAATGCAAATAATGTTGCAGAAATATACAACAAAAGATGCAATAGGAGCAGTATATGCAAATGCAGCAAATAATTTCGAACAGGGTAAAACTGCTATAATTGCCAACGGCCCATGGATGATCGGTGATTTCAGTGATAAGACCAAGTCTCCGGAAGGCTTCGACAAGAAGGTTGGTGTTGCTGCATACCCTGGAAGCGGAGCATTTTTGTCGTACGAAGTAGGATATATGATTGGCTCAGAAACTCAAGAGAAAAAAGATGCTGCAGCTAAATTTATTAAGTACAAGACCGGCGTTGAAGGACAATCCATAGCACTGGAACTCGGTAACGTGTTACCCGTTTCAGACAAGGTACAGCCTTCAGAAGAATTCAAACAGAAATATCCGGTATTTGTAGAGACCATTGAGGTAGGAAATAGTGCAAAGGTTAAATACCAGTACTTTGACACTATTGTACTCCCAAATGTAACTGATTCCTGGAAGAATTTGTATCCAGAATTGGCTTTCAATAAGATAACAGCCGAAGAGATGGCAAAGAAACTTACTGAGATATCTGCAAAGAATAAATAGTATTACTGTCTGTTAGAACCTGCTCAGTATCTTATTACACTCG
This region of Clostridium sp. BNL1100 genomic DNA includes:
- a CDS encoding sensor histidine kinase, coding for MNMIQYIKRTPIRHKITLAVVLLLLLSMSLVGIYFYWNMASVLTKNANDNLIHLIHQTNGNIENSYKIIDTTSLHFLSNKSIRSWASGNTTFDGDFYSLFINKSLIEEDLKYSLMFNNAWDMNLISTAYVFLNEDTYCSIFKSTPNIQLLDDNNIKIFKKISGSKIRGKTIIPPSLNDRTIYFTRIVTNINNPKQRLVMILGTEEEDLYKEYSELLSFQGSMVYITDEKGIIYSSSQRDMIGSNVHSSIMNLVNDTGVCEIDIGNITYLIARRKISDTGLNFIAGIPKKQVLANLSNSMKNYIVITAIIIFVSVFAGIIISLRFTRFVRDLLSVINRVKVGDYEVKMPYYKESELELLSNTFNNMTDEIKYLINQVYEKQLLIKETEFKFLQSQMNPHFLFNTLITIGYKAKLAKDETIYKMVTSLTELLQAGIYSNSQAKIPIRQELEFVKFYLYLQKMRFGDNLEYNIHVSDESILDFVLPKLCIEPLVENAVVHGLEEKVGKGTLELTIRRENESIFFEVTDDGAGFKTGKINLEDNETITRRKKGHNNIGLLNTHKRIRLMYGEPYGVQIESKTNIGAKVTVHIPIDRSETDNV
- a CDS encoding S-layer homology domain-containing protein — encoded protein: MYKKVIMKMVSVVLSVCMLLSTAFQSGITYAAGSDTSLIIDQSQLNGEYALNLSQVGDIDWLHFKGDGSNGVTPISKSATSSAISFNVLPNSAPEGKVSNGDPDRVASTWIDGMAGYESGTNDTGFAVLFPPAGSRGAGTCADNVGWNFSVAAQPVQTTVVFTVGLWQSKVDVKFYMDGTQVDTKSLSVGGGAQVYKYQVMVPANKVLKVEGIQTEILSQDGNSSISNIAVGTKGLNISQNQVSGESVLNLSTAGNVDWLHLKGDGSGNILQIKKATTPSAISFNTLSNTGSEGKVSNGDADRMAYTWTDGMAGYEAGTNDTGFGVLFPKDNRGSGICSADVGLNFTVAAQQQETTVLFGVGLWQAKVDVKFYMDGVLADTKRISAGGGAQTYKYQVIVPANTELKVEGIQKETLFQDGNFSLSGIAVGDGAYVDKTALQNLYDGVKDLVQGSYTAESWAAFDSARTSAKAVLDDPAATQTAIDSAKTILEQAQAALVTINANDLKITQTQSNGVYNIDLTVVGNVDWLHLKGNGSNGLIQIKKNTENAISFNALPNTVTEGKETNGDTNRAVASWTDGMAGYESLSNDTGFGVFLPLADDRAAGACKENVGWNFSVAAQPTLTTVVFSTGIWQAKVDVKFYLDGQFVSTKTMEAGGTSQVFKYQVVVPANKVLKVEGIQTYKNAYDGNSSLSNIAVSSVEIADKSSLQTLYDELNGITQSFFTDASWQIFIDSKVAAKAILDKTSATQAEVDNAKAALTLALNNLVKKATNVMIDYTGGKKGLSYALGHEIDQQDRYQTFTSSVDFTMEYVQVGLYKNSEDGNDLIVKLYATDSNGLPTGTALAQTTVPKSDIIQGGLTTAKLSYNIVKDTRYAIDVTQSTLKNGMYNWIVMPKNYYTKNEFYGKTVSGSFVPEAWLGTGLLKVIKQLNVNRDSLEALVSEVSKYNDKIYTVESWLTLVDAKESAKNCLNNFDASQAEIDAQTANLMAAKDSLVINIDISDFNSFITSFDNMVVKGYTTASVAVLTDAIANAKQLDSSVSDAEKLQAYVSVLNAISKLQVSGKYSSETDGGLTGSFGFEGDMNAPIAYIDGSFRLPSRGNLMIRFGVTGLKEKGVSVDWYNRDGYLPCYVSEYTVDGVTYKIEEFANKHTIDGNPVEIAYVKMTAINNSGEKRLLPVVSKELVPLNNAAESSYVINAGETVVREYAIKADRFENEGHTGERYEVEPKAPFPVDQKILEAAKVVADTGKNSIFENNYAAMKNYWDNRLAGIIDIEMPNSKDANNKDSLVNAYKAGYIYTLIIKDKTFLHVGENGYDRLFSHDTIGILQSLITAGDFQEAKDYLESVPMTGGVNIENGEVDPDLYWDANWKLPWAYSVYLSKTGDLDFIKEKYEGVIKKMAHSIHDDRTGANHDGIMKSTLAIDSYGQWTVDDQAALMGIIAYKYICNELAIKENDQSKKEYYLSEAQWANTEYDSLLKVVTETLENTISTNNLNYIPASIVQPNTENRCNDIRDANWASMLLFGSFPWDGYLYGADQSKAGANIDMIDQTYAYGLERRKDLPGASPYNFGGYPHGWYSSAYNAGYGIAALRGEAYRDIGIKAYEFAINSAMSSPFGWWEGVGPTNFPTQDPTSALWSHDNASGGGGSCQHMWGQATASKVLYDAFIAERIYNDNKNADLIIGRGIPKEWVTNATNDNNVVAAVENSPVLQGGRAGYTIVRDGSKLKFTFDLNKENSKIDAGTVEQWSIQLPYMVNNIYSASVGIVDNANGIVTVPIETQEVTIELKDLMSGSLSIDTTSLPNGKVGTAYSYELNAVGGTAPYKWSVEGLPAGLSITNEGEIKGTPVVAGTFSVNVNAEDSSNPIMSVSKTLSIVIAPVNGTGSGNGNTGSGSTGETVIPVDSTTNGDQILLSVSLKAGNESGAAVANVAKTTINNLLEKAKEAESNGQKATIEIKLDSDEDTKSVKIGLPAEALKEISKTVGANIKFSTRLGSVVFDAVAIDSINASATSGNVNIIINKEEAYSLSEEIRTTVGDRPVYDFSIQSGDKEITEFGGGKALASIPYNPKSNEKQNSIIIYHIDKDGNLKTVRSIYNHVSGTVNFITNHFSQYAVGYNEVNFKDITSKDWYDKAVGFMSARGIVKGVGDSSFAPQNKVTRADFLIMVMKSYGIEVDKTVTDNFTDVGSKYYTNYLGTAKRLGLVSGTGDNKYMPDATISRQDMLVILYRVLNTLGELPAAKNGNFDGFSDTKDISGYAKDTMKLFVEAGIVAGDNNKLNPKANTSRAEAVQVLYNLLSKI
- a CDS encoding extracellular solute-binding protein; amino-acid sequence: MKRSAALLLTAAMVASLAACGSNATSDKTAEVSGSTSAKTSVEAKAPVTIKYPTYRVGTHYSAPFEKDQIEKFNEKFGNEIKVQVEEIPSDTAYNDKMKILAASGDLPDVIMGKNGINEILIKGNLATPFNEYMDKDPEWKSDIGDEALAANTRDGKIWSISDQKQVIGYFYNKDMFEKAGIKPAETWDEFMTNCDKLKAAGFAPLALMTGENAWTTNLLLSSMVGTSGEAGTKYMNTLHPTSFETPEVIDALKKMQIMLQKYTTKDAIGAVYANAANNFEQGKTAIIANGPWMIGDFSDKTKSPEGFDKKVGVAAYPGSGAFLSYEVGYMIGSETQEKKDAAAKFIKYKTGVEGQSIALELGNVLPVSDKVQPSEEFKQKYPVFVETIEVGNSAKVKYQYFDTIVLPNVTDSWKNLYPELAFNKITAEEMAKKLTEISAKNK